In Candidatus Gastranaerophilales bacterium, a single window of DNA contains:
- a CDS encoding type II secretion system protein has protein sequence MKTKSAFTLAEVLITLVIIGVIAAMTIPSLLNKTNEQESVSAVKKAYSTLSQAHNMVMSQDGFDPTDYASDAESTKAYGDLVVKYLNVEKNCGMTSDGDCFPAVTYKYLNGNNHGSLNLSSSYYKVRLNDNMSFSLYLYFTYEYFGSTPALKNVFGLIVIDVNGNKGPNTFGKDTFNFELTKYGVMPAGSPKDIGVPMTGCKTDGGPCTAWVILKGNMDYLRQDVSW, from the coding sequence ATGAAAACAAAATCGGCGTTTACTCTGGCAGAAGTATTGATTACGCTCGTAATTATTGGTGTTATTGCAGCGATGACAATACCGTCGCTTTTGAATAAAACTAATGAGCAAGAAAGCGTAAGTGCTGTAAAGAAGGCTTATTCCACTTTATCGCAAGCCCACAATATGGTAATGTCGCAAGATGGCTTTGATCCAACTGATTATGCCTCTGATGCGGAATCCACAAAAGCATATGGTGACCTTGTTGTTAAATACCTCAATGTTGAGAAAAATTGTGGCATGACATCAGATGGTGACTGCTTTCCTGCTGTTACTTATAAGTACCTAAATGGTAATAATCATGGTAGTCTGAATTTAAGTTCTAGTTATTACAAAGTTCGGCTAAATGATAACATGTCGTTTAGTTTATACCTTTACTTTACATATGAGTATTTTGGAAGTACACCTGCTCTAAAAAATGTGTTTGGACTTATAGTAATAGACGTCAATGGTAACAAAGGTCCTAATACTTTCGGAAAAGATACGTTTAACTTTGAGCTGACTAAATATGGAGTTATGCCTGCTGGATCACCTAAAGATATAGGCGTTCCAATGACAGGTTGCAAAACAGATGGTGGTCCTTGCACTGCGTGGGTTATTTTGAAAGGTAATATGGATTATTTGAGACAAGATGTCAGCTGGTAG
- a CDS encoding HD domain-containing protein — protein MTEEKSEQNVSLFSRSADFMDADPLEEIFALNLGDFLSEHLISDDLAQKISKGGSVDKIESLKNQLQELTSIYSIDNTLKILGFTDKEDYVIYNSIAKTIKQMLEVDACQIFLAKEYAKGLDKADNDLVLVGSSLNFRDDIYSHNIGYSLNDKSLVTKAFTDHEIIETFGYGKGKEYTPILKLKENKVDYCVAVPMYSNLENVGVIVIQNHSNKKVNKEFVELVHVTAKLFATSFALQKLTEETEILINNSEVTTTQLQHHRAELTAVIGDLGDEQQMFVENMAKAVDAKSNFKANHSKEVADLARDICSHLGLNEKTKDLIYYAALLRNIGKITIPQELFNKKEKLSREDWEKLQNHPNIGVNLLMSINFLSEVVPYIHYHKERWDGKGKPEGLSGYSIPLGSRIVAIADAFCALLEKRTYRDALSVKETLDVIHQESQIKWDPCLVDALIQIKNK, from the coding sequence ATGACGGAAGAAAAATCAGAACAAAATGTATCACTGTTTTCACGCAGTGCCGATTTCATGGATGCTGACCCATTAGAAGAAATTTTTGCTTTGAATTTGGGCGACTTTTTATCAGAACATTTAATCTCTGATGATTTAGCTCAAAAAATAAGCAAAGGCGGTAGCGTCGATAAAATTGAAAGCCTTAAAAATCAATTACAAGAATTGACTTCTATTTATTCAATAGACAATACTTTGAAAATTTTAGGCTTTACCGATAAAGAAGATTATGTCATCTACAACTCAATCGCAAAAACTATAAAACAAATGCTTGAAGTTGATGCATGCCAAATTTTCTTGGCTAAAGAATATGCTAAAGGTCTTGATAAAGCTGATAACGACTTGGTCCTTGTCGGTTCATCTTTGAACTTCCGAGATGATATTTACTCACATAATATAGGCTACTCTCTTAACGATAAAAGCCTTGTGACAAAAGCGTTCACTGACCATGAAATAATTGAAACTTTTGGCTACGGAAAAGGCAAAGAATATACCCCTATCCTTAAATTAAAAGAAAACAAAGTTGACTACTGCGTTGCCGTTCCAATGTATAGCAACCTTGAAAATGTCGGCGTTATCGTTATTCAAAATCACTCTAATAAAAAAGTGAACAAAGAATTTGTAGAACTCGTACATGTTACAGCTAAACTTTTTGCAACTTCGTTTGCTTTGCAAAAATTGACAGAAGAAACCGAAATTCTCATAAATAACTCTGAAGTTACAACAACTCAATTGCAACACCATAGAGCAGAATTGACTGCCGTAATAGGTGATTTGGGCGACGAACAACAAATGTTTGTAGAAAACATGGCTAAAGCTGTTGACGCTAAAAGCAACTTCAAAGCAAATCACTCTAAAGAAGTTGCCGACTTGGCTCGAGATATTTGCTCTCATCTCGGATTGAACGAAAAAACTAAAGATTTAATATATTATGCAGCTCTTTTGCGTAACATTGGCAAAATAACAATTCCTCAAGAATTGTTTAACAAAAAAGAAAAGTTATCTCGAGAAGATTGGGAAAAACTTCAAAACCACCCCAATATCGGTGTTAATCTGCTTATGAGCATCAACTTCTTATCTGAAGTCGTCCCTTATATTCACTACCATAAAGAACGTTGGGACGGCAAAGGTAAACCCGAAGGACTCAGCGGATACAGTATTCCTCTCGGTTCAAGAATCGTTGCAATTGCAGACGCTTTCTGTGCTTTACTTGAAAAACGAACTTATCGTGATGCATTAAGTGTTAAAGAAACTTTAGACGTTATACATCAAGAATCTCAAATCAAATGGGACCCTTGTCTTGTTGACGCTCTTATACAGATAAAAAACAAATAA
- a CDS encoding alpha/beta fold hydrolase, with amino-acid sequence MKKFIIFIVVCIFTTSCAFGAALSKKVSKASIDLEVETKDGFLLTSKLYMPKEKRKKYPLVVLLHSLGYSSAYWIDLQSKFNQAGFAVLEMDFRGHGKSIYTANFRKTNWRYMSEKTYKKYPSDVCDVLLYVSENYKNISVSNMAIVGADIGANTAILASSKLKTKPIALVLISPSAKFKGLYTPIILADIGNVPICVPLSAKDRYSQTQAYYLKRFAQGPYYIKTYPYGGIGMLILKVNKGITTDIVNWTVQEFNSKLKVKHK; translated from the coding sequence ATGAAAAAATTTATAATATTTATTGTTGTATGCATATTTACAACGTCTTGTGCTTTCGGTGCTGCGTTGTCTAAAAAAGTATCTAAAGCTTCTATCGACCTTGAAGTTGAAACTAAAGACGGTTTCTTATTAACTTCTAAATTGTATATGCCTAAAGAAAAACGAAAAAAATATCCGCTGGTAGTTTTATTACATTCTCTAGGATATTCCAGTGCATACTGGATTGATTTACAGTCGAAATTTAATCAAGCAGGATTCGCCGTGTTAGAAATGGATTTCAGAGGTCACGGCAAAAGCATCTATACCGCAAACTTTAGAAAAACAAACTGGAGATATATGTCTGAAAAGACTTATAAAAAATATCCCTCTGATGTATGTGACGTTTTACTTTATGTAAGTGAAAATTACAAAAATATTTCAGTTTCAAACATGGCTATTGTTGGAGCTGACATAGGTGCAAACACTGCCATTCTGGCTTCTTCCAAATTAAAAACTAAACCTATTGCTTTAGTTTTGATATCTCCTTCTGCCAAATTTAAAGGTTTATACACGCCCATAATCCTTGCAGATATTGGAAACGTTCCGATTTGCGTTCCCCTTAGTGCAAAAGACAGATACTCTCAAACTCAAGCTTATTATTTAAAAAGATTTGCTCAAGGACCCTATTATATAAAAACTTATCCATATGGCGGAATAGGAATGCTTATTTTGAAAGTTAACAAAGGTATTACAACCGATATTGTAAACTGGACTGTTCAAGAATTTAACTCGAAATTAAAAGTTAAACATAAATAA
- a CDS encoding DNA methyltransferase, which translates to MDYPLYLRKTEGRYWDMPTLSHNKVKENFQRPDLKIVPKKKSLTKPYSDIRLDKWKDYPHIKTDTWWEFASRDKTGKHSNEYHGNYIPQIAQQLYERYTKKGDVVLDLFLGSGTSAIEALNIKRRCIGVELKQELVDHVSQKFTQKELVTETNLICADSASSDAKEKVQARLDVMGKDKAQFLILHPPYDDIIKFSDKKEDLSNCATTDEFYDLFEKVAKNGYDLLEKGRFAALIIGDKYANSQIYPLGADCSRKMNELGFITKAIIVKNIEGNEKCKGRTANLWRYRALSGGFYIFKHEYIYIFQKVK; encoded by the coding sequence ATGGACTACCCTTTATACTTAAGAAAAACAGAGGGGAGATATTGGGATATGCCAACTTTGAGTCATAACAAGGTTAAAGAAAATTTTCAAAGACCTGATTTAAAAATCGTTCCTAAGAAAAAATCATTAACCAAGCCATATAGCGATATTAGATTAGATAAGTGGAAAGATTATCCACACATAAAAACTGATACGTGGTGGGAGTTCGCATCACGTGACAAAACCGGTAAACATTCTAATGAATATCACGGAAACTACATACCTCAAATAGCCCAACAACTATATGAACGTTATACAAAAAAAGGGGATGTCGTTTTAGATTTATTTTTAGGTTCCGGAACTTCTGCCATTGAAGCTCTTAATATAAAACGTAGATGTATAGGCGTCGAACTAAAACAAGAATTGGTTGACCATGTCTCACAAAAATTTACACAAAAAGAACTTGTTACTGAAACAAACCTGATTTGTGCAGATAGTGCTTCTTCTGACGCAAAAGAGAAAGTTCAAGCAAGACTAGATGTTATGGGTAAAGATAAAGCTCAATTTTTAATTCTACACCCACCTTATGACGATATTATAAAATTTTCAGATAAAAAAGAGGATTTATCTAACTGTGCTACAACTGATGAATTTTATGATTTATTTGAGAAAGTAGCTAAAAACGGCTATGATTTACTTGAAAAAGGAAGATTTGCAGCTTTAATTATCGGCGACAAATATGCCAACTCACAAATCTACCCCTTGGGAGCCGATTGTTCAAGAAAAATGAATGAGCTTGGCTTCATAACTAAAGCAATCATAGTAAAAAATATTGAAGGCAACGAAAAATGTAAGGGTAGAACAGCCAATCTATGGCGTTATAGAGCTCTAAGCGGTGGCTTCTATATTTTCAAACACGAATACATTTATATTTTCCAAAAAGTAAAATAA
- a CDS encoding prepilin-type N-terminal cleavage/methylation domain-containing protein yields MSKKAFTLAEVLITLVIIGVIAAITIPSLLNNTNKEEYKTALKKSVSTLNNAISMEYAHTGKNIEDFTSVNDLQENLFKKRMNVVSVPTGNETPIPEDEYSLFEMPAYAGSAPSSIPSDEFIYTADGIGYYVEPMSVGDCKYTSEMLDPPCFGVVVDVNGSKGPNKITTFAYSGTVAGSIASIFEQPAWALISSSSSLDLKDQISVIYLYDKVAVPDGPASIILQGKDSATIGK; encoded by the coding sequence ATGAGTAAAAAAGCATTCACGTTAGCAGAAGTGCTGATAACCCTTGTCATAATTGGCGTTATAGCGGCTATTACAATACCGTCGTTGTTGAATAATACAAATAAAGAAGAGTACAAAACAGCACTTAAAAAATCTGTTTCTACGTTGAATAATGCAATATCTATGGAGTATGCACATACGGGCAAAAACATTGAAGATTTTACGTCAGTTAACGACTTGCAGGAGAATTTATTTAAAAAGAGAATGAATGTAGTCAGTGTACCAACGGGTAATGAAACTCCCATACCCGAAGATGAATATAGTTTATTTGAAATGCCAGCTTATGCAGGAAGTGCTCCTAGCTCTATTCCTTCTGATGAGTTTATATATACTGCAGATGGAATCGGTTATTATGTTGAGCCAATGAGTGTTGGAGATTGCAAATATACATCTGAAATGTTAGATCCTCCTTGCTTTGGAGTTGTTGTTGATGTAAATGGTTCAAAAGGTCCCAACAAAATTACTACATTTGCGTATAGCGGCACTGTAGCAGGTTCAATTGCCTCTATTTTTGAACAGCCGGCATGGGCACTTATTTCTAGTTCTTCAAGTCTTGATTTAAAAGACCAAATTTCTGTTATTTATCTTTATGATAAAGTTGCGGTTCCAGACGGGCCAGCTTCAATTATTCTTCAAGGAAAAGATAGTGCAACAATAGGCAAATAA
- a CDS encoding NADH-dependent [FeFe] hydrogenase, group A6 yields the protein MSTLFINGKEVEFTDEPNILEVIRKTGLNLPTFCYRPDLTQFGACRMCVVEVEYPNGRKMINSSCTMPPEEGIKVFTHTEKIRRIRKTVLELLLASHDRECTTCEKSGRCELQEYAEEYGIKDLKYYQKPKSEYLPIDDTNPSIVRDPNKCILCGACVRACSEYQGHSVLGFANRGSKTVVQPIAGKQLAEVDCVFCGQCQAVCPTGALTIKSDIENVWNEINNPNKKVVVQIAPSVRVAVGEMFGLKPGENTIGKLYAALKTIGFDLVFDTNFSADLTIMEEATEFIGRLTENKNLPLFTSCCPAWVRYLETQHPELLKHLSTCKSPQGMLSPVIKEILPKYNEGVNKEDIVVVSVMPCTAKKAEAKRYQLMKDMKPETDYVLTTQEIGKMIKGAGINLAKLQDVEPDSPFGEYTGAGTIFGASGGVAEAALRTAYEFVTGEELKDVDIKVVRGVDKASRTKDAEVDVKGTKVKVRVVSTLKEAEKSLQELIAGKSDFHILEVMACPGGCINGGGQPRSCDDISIREERAEGLYKEDRELPLRKSHKNPAIIKLYKDQLEKPNSHIAHDLLHTHYEDMFQGSYKDLK from the coding sequence ATGAGTACATTATTTATAAACGGAAAAGAAGTGGAGTTCACAGACGAACCCAACATCCTTGAAGTCATTAGAAAGACAGGCTTAAATTTACCTACTTTCTGCTATAGACCTGACTTGACACAATTCGGTGCTTGCAGAATGTGCGTTGTAGAAGTTGAATATCCAAACGGAAGAAAAATGATAAATTCTTCTTGCACAATGCCTCCTGAAGAAGGTATAAAAGTCTTTACACACACAGAAAAAATCAGAAGAATCAGAAAAACTGTTCTTGAATTGTTGTTGGCAAGCCACGACAGAGAATGTACTACTTGTGAAAAATCAGGCAGGTGTGAACTTCAAGAATACGCTGAAGAATACGGTATAAAAGACCTTAAATATTATCAAAAACCTAAATCAGAATATCTTCCAATAGATGATACAAACCCATCAATAGTTAGAGATCCAAATAAATGTATCCTTTGCGGTGCTTGCGTTAGAGCTTGCTCTGAATACCAAGGACACAGCGTTTTAGGGTTTGCAAACAGAGGTTCAAAAACAGTTGTTCAACCTATTGCAGGTAAACAATTGGCAGAAGTCGATTGTGTATTCTGTGGTCAATGTCAAGCAGTTTGCCCGACAGGTGCTTTGACAATTAAATCTGACATCGAAAATGTTTGGAATGAAATAAATAATCCGAACAAAAAAGTTGTAGTTCAAATCGCACCATCTGTCAGGGTTGCAGTTGGCGAAATGTTTGGACTTAAACCTGGAGAAAACACTATTGGTAAGTTATATGCTGCATTAAAGACAATCGGATTTGATCTTGTATTTGATACAAACTTCTCAGCTGACCTTACTATTATGGAAGAAGCTACTGAGTTTATCGGTCGCCTTACAGAAAATAAAAATCTTCCATTGTTTACATCTTGTTGTCCGGCTTGGGTTAGATATTTAGAAACTCAACATCCAGAGCTATTGAAACATTTATCAACTTGCAAATCACCTCAAGGTATGTTGTCACCTGTTATCAAGGAAATTTTGCCAAAATATAATGAAGGTGTTAATAAAGAAGATATTGTTGTTGTTTCAGTAATGCCTTGTACTGCAAAAAAAGCTGAAGCAAAGAGATATCAGTTGATGAAAGATATGAAACCTGAAACAGACTATGTTTTGACAACTCAAGAAATTGGGAAAATGATTAAAGGAGCAGGTATCAATCTTGCTAAACTTCAAGACGTTGAACCGGATTCTCCGTTTGGTGAATATACAGGTGCAGGTACTATTTTCGGTGCTTCAGGTGGTGTTGCAGAAGCAGCATTAAGAACAGCATACGAATTTGTTACAGGCGAGGAGCTAAAGGATGTTGACATTAAGGTTGTAAGAGGTGTTGATAAAGCTTCAAGAACTAAAGATGCCGAAGTCGATGTCAAAGGTACAAAAGTAAAAGTAAGAGTTGTTTCAACCTTGAAAGAAGCTGAAAAATCACTTCAAGAGTTGATAGCCGGCAAATCAGATTTCCATATTTTGGAAGTAATGGCATGCCCCGGAGGTTGTATCAATGGCGGCGGACAACCTAGAAGCTGCGATGATATTTCTATCAGAGAAGAAAGAGCAGAAGGTTTGTATAAAGAAGATAGAGAGCTTCCGTTAAGAAAATCTCATAAAAATCCAGCGATAATCAAACTTTATAAAGACCAACTTGAGAAACCAAATTCTCATATAGCTCATGATCTGTTACATACACACTATGAAGATATGTTCCAAGGTTCATATAAGGATTTAAAGTAA
- the nuoF gene encoding NADH-quinone oxidoreductase subunit NuoF, whose amino-acid sequence MNINILDEQNKAKESIKAQGLRVLVCAGTGCVANGSLEIIKKFKELGADVSPLSDFDKVTIVPTGCHGFCEQGVLVIIPELDVTYVKVKLADVEEIIESHIKDGKPVERLLYKDPKSGEPVYKNEDINFYAKQTRTSLANCGNINAEELSEAIAVGAYEGLAKVLKQNDPNAVIDEIVKSGLRGRGGGGFPTGMKWKFTAANRGGKSYVVCNGDEGDPGAFMDRSVMEGDPHKLLEGIAIAGFAVGADEAYIYVRAEYPLAIKRLKIAIAQAEEAHYLGSKVMGTDFNFEIHIKEGAGAFVCGEETALIASIEGERGMPRPKPPFPANKGLFGRPTLINNVETLANVPVIIRKGADWFSSLGTEKSKGTKTFALTGEVNNTGLIEVPMGTTLREIVFDIGGGIRNGKKFKAVQMGGPSGGCLTEEHLDMSMDYDSLIKAGAMIGSGGLVVMNEDTCIVEVARFFMNFTQNESCGKCVPCREGTKNMLKILEKIVKGQGTMEDLDTLEELAKAVKDGSLCGLGKTAPNPVLSTLKYFRDEYIAHIKDKKCPAGVCSALKTIAIDEDLCKGCSKCARTCPVGAISGQIKSPFKIDQSKCIKCGACLNNCPFKAIKQV is encoded by the coding sequence ATGAACATTAATATTTTAGACGAACAAAATAAAGCTAAAGAATCTATTAAAGCCCAAGGCTTGAGAGTATTGGTTTGTGCCGGTACAGGCTGCGTTGCAAACGGCTCTTTAGAAATTATAAAAAAGTTCAAAGAATTGGGGGCAGATGTTTCTCCTTTGAGTGATTTTGACAAGGTTACTATTGTTCCGACAGGCTGTCACGGATTTTGTGAACAAGGTGTGTTGGTTATTATTCCAGAACTTGATGTTACTTATGTGAAAGTTAAATTGGCTGATGTTGAAGAAATAATTGAAAGCCATATAAAAGACGGAAAACCTGTAGAAAGACTTTTGTATAAAGACCCTAAGTCAGGTGAACCTGTTTATAAAAATGAAGATATAAATTTCTATGCAAAACAAACAAGAACTTCACTTGCAAATTGCGGAAATATCAATGCTGAAGAACTATCAGAGGCTATTGCCGTAGGTGCATACGAAGGCTTGGCAAAAGTTCTAAAACAAAATGACCCAAATGCTGTAATCGATGAAATTGTAAAATCCGGTTTGCGTGGTAGAGGCGGCGGTGGCTTCCCTACAGGCATGAAGTGGAAGTTTACAGCTGCAAACAGAGGCGGAAAATCTTACGTAGTTTGTAACGGTGACGAAGGTGACCCGGGTGCATTCATGGATAGATCCGTTATGGAAGGTGACCCTCATAAACTATTAGAAGGTATTGCGATTGCAGGTTTTGCAGTTGGTGCTGATGAGGCTTATATATACGTTAGAGCTGAATATCCGTTGGCAATTAAACGTTTGAAAATCGCTATCGCTCAAGCTGAAGAAGCTCATTATTTGGGTTCAAAAGTTATGGGTACAGATTTTAATTTTGAAATTCACATCAAAGAAGGTGCAGGAGCATTCGTTTGTGGTGAAGAAACAGCCCTTATCGCTTCTATTGAAGGCGAAAGAGGTATGCCAAGACCAAAGCCGCCGTTCCCTGCTAATAAAGGTTTGTTCGGCAGACCTACTTTGATTAACAATGTAGAAACATTGGCTAATGTACCTGTTATCATTCGCAAAGGTGCTGATTGGTTCAGTTCTTTAGGTACTGAAAAATCCAAGGGTACAAAAACATTTGCGTTGACAGGCGAAGTCAACAATACAGGTCTTATTGAAGTTCCGATGGGAACAACTTTGAGAGAAATTGTATTTGATATCGGTGGCGGAATCAGAAACGGCAAAAAATTCAAAGCGGTTCAAATGGGCGGACCTTCAGGCGGTTGCTTGACGGAAGAACATTTGGATATGTCTATGGATTATGATTCATTGATTAAAGCAGGTGCAATGATTGGTTCAGGCGGACTTGTTGTTATGAATGAAGACACTTGTATCGTAGAAGTTGCAAGATTTTTCATGAACTTCACGCAAAATGAGTCTTGCGGAAAATGCGTTCCTTGTCGTGAAGGAACAAAAAATATGCTAAAAATTCTTGAAAAAATTGTTAAAGGTCAAGGCACGATGGAAGATCTTGATACCCTTGAAGAACTTGCAAAAGCTGTAAAAGACGGTTCACTTTGCGGTTTGGGTAAAACAGCTCCAAATCCTGTTTTGTCTACTCTTAAATATTTCAGAGATGAATATATAGCACATATTAAAGACAAAAAATGTCCTGCAGGTGTATGTTCAGCGTTGAAAACAATTGCTATTGATGAAGACCTTTGTAAAGGTTGTTCAAAATGTGCAAGAACTTGTCCTGTTGGTGCTATTTCAGGTCAAATTAAATCACCATTCAAGATTGATCAATCAAAATGTATTAAATGCGGTGCTTGCTTGAACAACTGCCCATTTAAAGCTATTAAACAAGTTTAA
- a CDS encoding NAD(P)H-dependent oxidoreductase subunit E, which produces MTTESQTKIDYSKVDEIINAYSGKKSNLIAMLQKVQETYRYLPIDVMTYIGTKIEGLSPATVYGVATFYAQFSLDPKGKYEIKVCDGTACHVRGSMPVLRAITTKLGLKDGKFTTDNGLFSLETVSCLGACGLAPVVVINGKVYPQMTADAINVVVDTIINEEKEG; this is translated from the coding sequence ATGACAACAGAAAGTCAAACGAAAATTGACTACTCAAAAGTTGATGAAATCATCAATGCTTATTCCGGTAAGAAATCGAACTTGATTGCGATGTTGCAAAAAGTTCAAGAAACTTACCGTTATTTGCCAATCGATGTAATGACTTACATCGGCACAAAAATCGAAGGACTATCACCAGCGACTGTATATGGAGTAGCTACTTTTTATGCACAGTTTAGCTTGGATCCAAAAGGCAAATATGAAATAAAAGTATGCGACGGAACTGCTTGCCATGTTAGAGGTTCAATGCCTGTTCTTAGAGCAATAACTACAAAATTGGGGCTTAAAGATGGTAAATTCACCACAGATAACGGCCTCTTTTCTTTGGAAACAGTTAGTTGTCTGGGTGCATGCGGATTGGCTCCTGTTGTTGTTATAAACGGAAAAGTTTATCCTCAAATGACAGCAGATGCAATAAATGTCGTTGTAGATACAATTATAAATGAAGAAAAAGAGGGCTAA
- the pdxA gene encoding 4-hydroxythreonine-4-phosphate dehydrogenase PdxA, translating into MKKIAITLGDPNSISPEIIIKALNKLDLPQEKIVLIGSKNVFDYYEKHFALSFAKKYEIAEVPYAENDIKIGSETKEAGEFSFEAIKKACELVNSGQVEAIATGPVSKNAMNMAGHHYAGQTEIIEKYIAKNGQKAEMLFVCGDIKLLLLTRHVAVSKLSDILKKDYIVKKVSSVSEDLTRHFRVQNPKFALCSLNPHAGENGLFGDEEIKEYLPAVKELQSKGVQITKPLPADGVLAKLDMNKAPEYDCYLASYHDQGLVAIKLLGMNKTVNTTIGLDVLRTSPAHGTAFDIAGKIVADEESMISAIKLAIKD; encoded by the coding sequence ATGAAAAAAATAGCAATTACGCTGGGCGATCCCAATAGTATTTCGCCTGAAATTATCATTAAAGCTTTAAATAAACTTGATTTACCCCAAGAAAAAATCGTTTTAATAGGCTCAAAAAATGTATTTGATTATTATGAAAAACATTTTGCATTGAGTTTTGCCAAAAAATATGAAATTGCAGAAGTGCCTTATGCTGAAAATGATATAAAAATCGGCTCTGAAACAAAAGAAGCAGGTGAGTTTTCATTTGAAGCGATAAAGAAAGCTTGTGAGCTTGTCAATTCTGGGCAGGTAGAGGCGATTGCTACGGGGCCTGTTTCTAAAAATGCGATGAATATGGCCGGTCATCATTACGCAGGTCAAACAGAGATAATTGAAAAATATATTGCTAAAAACGGTCAAAAAGCCGAAATGCTTTTTGTATGTGGTGATATTAAATTGTTGCTTTTGACAAGGCATGTTGCCGTGAGCAAATTATCAGATATTTTGAAAAAAGATTATATAGTTAAAAAAGTCAGCTCTGTAAGTGAGGATTTGACTCGTCATTTTCGAGTTCAAAATCCAAAATTTGCATTGTGTTCTTTGAATCCCCATGCAGGTGAAAACGGGCTTTTCGGGGACGAAGAAATCAAAGAATATTTGCCTGCGGTCAAAGAGCTTCAATCGAAGGGTGTGCAAATAACAAAACCTCTCCCTGCAGACGGCGTTTTGGCGAAGCTGGATATGAATAAGGCTCCCGAATACGATTGTTATTTGGCAAGTTATCACGATCAAGGGCTTGTTGCTATAAAGCTTTTAGGAATGAATAAAACTGTAAATACTACGATAGGGCTTGATGTATTAAGGACATCGCCTGCTCATGGGACAGCTTTTGATATTGCCGGAAAGATAGTTGCAGATGAAGAAAGTATGATATCTGCGATAAAACTCGCAATTAAAGATTAA